One genomic segment of Tripterygium wilfordii isolate XIE 37 chromosome 9, ASM1340144v1, whole genome shotgun sequence includes these proteins:
- the LOC120005803 gene encoding protein NARROW LEAF 1-like gives MDRTKLDLRVHHSGSIQSEESVLDLERNYCNHHNLPSSSPSPLQTFASAGQHSESNAAYFSWPTLSRLNDAAEDRENYFGNLQKGVLPETLGRLPSGQQATTLLELMTIRAYHSKILRRFSLGTAIGFRIRRGVLTDIPAILVFVARKVHRQWLSHSQCLPAALEGPGGVWCDVDVVEFSYYGAPAQTPKEQLYTEVVDGLRGSDPCIGSGSQVSSQETCGTLGAIVKSRTGNRQVGFLTNRHVAVDLDYPSQKMFHPLPPSLGPGVYLGDVERATSFITDDLWYGIFAGTNPETFVRADGAFIPFAEDFNVNNIITTVKGVGEIGDAHIIDLQAPINSLIGRQVVKVGRSSGLTTGTIMAYALEYNDQKGICFLTDFLVVGENQQTFDLEGDSGSLILLTCRNGEKPRPVGIIWGGTANRGRLKLKVGHPPENWTSGVDLGRLLDLLELDLITTNEGLQVAVEEQINASAAGIESTVVEYSPPDRVPSRDKIEVNFEPLNLNIQQVLVEGESHQGLTAPFVHPEFHIEDGVEKPPKIEHQFIPNFTGTSPEHEKGRCGNQECKPLALSNYSDEELHVSLQLGEPELKRRKHSV, from the exons ATGGACAGGACAAAATTGGATTTAAGAGTTCACCACTCTGGATCAATACAATCAGAGGAATCTGTTTTAGATTTGGAAAGAAATTACTGCAATCATCATAACCTGCCTTCATCAAGTCCATCACCACTTCAGACTTTCGCTTCAGCTGGTCAGCACTCAGAGAGCAATGCTGCATATTTCTCTTGGCCTACTTTGAGTCGATTGAATGATGCTGCAGAAGATAGGGAAAACTATTTTGGAAACCTTCAGAAGGGAGTGCTTCCTGAAACTCTTGGCCGGTTGCCATCTGGACAGCAGGCTACCACCCTACTTGAGTTGATGACCATAAGGGCATATCACAGCAAAATCTTGCGTCGATTTAGTCTTGGAACGGCAATTGGGTTTCGAATTCGACGGGGTGTTCTGACAGATATACCAGCAATTCTTGTTTTTGTTGCTCGGAAAGTTCATAGGCAATGGCTCAGCCATTCACAGTGCCTACCTGCTGCTCTTGAG GGACCGGGAGGTGTATGGTGTGATGTAGATGTTGTTGAATTCTCATACTATGGGGCACCTGCACAAACTCCTAAGGAACAATTATATACTGAAGTTGTCGACGGCTTGAGGGGAAGTGATCCATGCATAGGCTCTGGTTCCCAG GTTTCTAGCCAAGAGACGTGTGGGACTTTGGGTGCTATTGTGAAAAGTCGAACAGGCAATCGACAGGTTGGTTTCCTCACAAATCGGCATGTAGCAGTTGATTTGGATTACCCAAGTCAAAAGATGTTTCATCCTTTGCCACCCAGCCTTGGACCTGGAGTGTATCTGGGTGATGTGGAGAGGGCAACATCATTTATAACAGATGATCTTTGGTATGGAATCTTTGCTGGAACAAACCCAG AGACATTTGTGCGAGCGGATGGAGCTTTCATTCCTTTTGCAGAAGATTTTAATGTGAATAACATAATCACAACAGTCAAAGGCGTGGGTGAGATTGGTGATGCCCATATCATAGACTTGCAGGCTCCAATCAACAGTCTAATTGGAAGGCAAGTGGTCAAAGTTGGAAGAAGCTCTGGCTTGACTACTGGGACCATAATGGCCTATGCTCTTGAATACAACGACCAGAAAGGGATTTGTTTCTTAACTGATTTTCTCGTTGTTGGTGAGAACCAGCAGACTTTTGACCTTGAAGGTGATAGTGGAAGCCTTATCCTTTTAACATGTCGGAATGGTGAGAAACCACGGCCAGTTGGAATTATATGGGGTGGGACTGCTAATCGAGGTCGATTAAAACTAAAAGTTGGCCACCCTCCGGAGAATTGGACTAGTGGCGTTGATCTTGGGCGCCTTCTTGACCTCCTTGAGCTTGATCTCATCACAACAAATGAAGGGCTTCAAG TTGCAGTGGAAGAACAGATAAATGCTTCCGCAGCAGGGATTGAATCCACTGTCGTGGAGTATTCTCCCCCAGACCGGGTGCCATCAAGGGATAAAATTGAAGTGAACTTTGAGCCTCTGAATTTGAATATTCAGCAGGTCTTGGTGGAGGGAGAATCCCATCAAGGATTGACTGCACCGTTCGTGCACCCAGAGTTTCACATAGAAGATGGGGTGGAGAAACCGCCCAAAATAGAGCACCAGTTCATTCCGAATTTCACCGGGACATCTCCAGAGCATGAAAAAGGCCGATGTGGAAACCAAGAATGCAAGCCCCTGGCGCTGAGTAACTACTCTGATGAAGAGCTTCATGTTTCATTGCAGTTAGGTGAGCCTGAATTGAAGAGAAGAAAGCACTCAGTTTAG